A DNA window from Ostrea edulis chromosome 5, xbOstEdul1.1, whole genome shotgun sequence contains the following coding sequences:
- the LOC125652187 gene encoding GDP-D-glucose phosphorylase 1-like, whose translation MMAESFSYNDDDLTGISSAEKKGYHCSEFDTRLRQKWDQAMKEGHFRYQLDKVETKIIPGQKKYVAQLNVKRATERRKPQEITIVNQKFDPKQFNFTKIKSDEVLFQLEKEETKAICNGNTTKSRNLVIINVSPLEYGHILIVPDSDAFFPQILTQFAIKTGLECMLLSSHRGFKVGFNSLCAFASVNHLHLHAYYLEHDLFVENCPVTHLKGPLYELTVMPCPGFAFQLHNTNTEDLSRDIYKVAQYLSEHEVAHNMFLTYGESFDSQSSVPTIRVYLWPRKKFIGIKEEAAFNVAVVELGGHLPIKVEELYGGLTEDSINETIQSACLEEQEYQSIKENVTKLFS comes from the exons ATGATGGCTGAAAGCTTTTCATACAATGATGATGATCTCACAGGCATCTCATCAGCAGAGAAAAAGGGATATCATTGCAGTGag TTTGACACTCGCTTACGACAAAAATGGGATCAAGCAATGAAGGAGGGTCATTTCCGCTATCAGTTAGACAAAGTGGAAACGAAAATTATTCCAGGCCAGAAGAAATATGTGGCTCAG TTAAATGTGAAACGAGCAACAGAAAGAAGGAAGCCACAAGAAATCACAATTGTGAACCAAAAGTTTGATCCAAAACAGTTCAATTTCACCAAGATCAAGTCGGATGAGGTCTTGTTTCAACTTGAAAAAGAAGAAACGAAAGCCATTTGTAATGGAAATACCACGAAG AGCCGCAACCTGGTGATAATCAACGTCAGTCCCCTGGAGTATGGACACATCCTGATCGTACCGGACAGTGATGCCTTCTTCCCACAAATCCTGACTCAGTTCGCCATTAAAACAGGACTGGAGTGCATGCTACTTAGCAGCCACAG GGGATTCAAAGTTGGGTTCAACAGCCTGTGTGCTTTTGCTTCTGTCAACCATCTACATCTCCATGCTTACTACTTAGAACATGATTTGTTTGTGGAAAATTGT CCAGTTACACATTTGAAGGGACCCCTTTATGAACTGACCGTGATGCCATGCCCTGGATTTGCCTTTCAACTTCACAACACAAACACAGAAGACTTGTCAAG AGACATATACAAAGTTGCACAATATTTATCAGAGCATGAGGTGGCACACAATATGTTCCTGACTTACGGAGAAAGTTTTGATTCTCAATCTTCGGTACCAACCATACGAGTGTACTTGTGGCCGCGCAAAAAGTTCATTG GCATTAAAGAGGAGGCTGCTTTTAATGTAGCTGTTGTTGAACTTGGAGGACACCTACCAATAAAAG TTGAGGAGCTTTATGGAGGTTTGACAGAAGATTCTATCAATGAAACAATACAAAGTGCTTGTCTAGAAGAACAGGAATACCAGTCAATCAAAGAAAACGTCACCAAACTGTTCAGTTGA
- the LOC125652502 gene encoding BRISC and BRCA1-A complex member 2-like, with protein sequence MQISPQFNRIVESMIVDGKFGVCNGIIRINDVKSGSSTLRKGPCGDRFKVNIPYAGQTLTWEVIMDNSCPEEPPDFIFEDSDFCPNVADIKSLLKWDIRNPHCLTEVVTELLDHYKAFHERLLEAHSRLQFEYTSLLDQTELSRDLIEVYSERSEKRIGPINFLIKLPVDFSDIPPYISKDNPGDNSAVLLIAFPSPDSSRVTPQLYLSPRVEHAFGGSSNLRIPAFPSGGCLLDYVPNVYKLLQNKVEKTVQMYDRKKDIIAAFLSQFGRSLLEFDAEGFREISFLFEWNDFFFILYVELSQSFPQEAPVLTFQSIYHESKDKPYTEIHDGYPYSPRWSSTEMVSRIKTYILDNIQTFQKQSVMSGSI encoded by the exons atgcAGATTTCGCCACAGTTTAACAGAATAGTTGAGTCAATGATAGTGGACGGAAAATTTGGTGTCTGCAACGGGATAATTAGAATCAACGATGTGAAATCAGG AAGTAGCACATTGAGGAAAGGTCCCTGTGGAGACCGGTTTAAGGTGAACATTCCTTATGCAGGCCAGACACTGACTT GGGAGGTAATCATGGATAATTCTTGCCCTGAGGAACCTCCAGATTTCATATTTGAAGATTCGGATTTTTGTCCAAACGTGGCTGACATTAAG AGCTTGCTGAAGTGGGATATCCGTAACCCCCATTGTTTGACGGAGGTCGTCACAGAACTTCTGGATCATTACAAAGCTTTCCATGAGCGATTATTGGAGGCTCACTCCAGACTGCAGTTCGAGTACACCTCTCTACTGGATCAAACCGAGTTATCTCGAGATCTTATAGAAGTGTACTCGGAGAGATCAGAG AAGAGAATTGGGCCGATTAACTTCCTGATCAAACTTCCTGTGGATTTCTCAGACATTCCTCCATATATCTCAAAA GATAACCCTGGTGATAATTCAGCCGTTTTGTTGATAGCATTTCCCTCCCCAGACAGCTCCAGAGTCACCCCCCAATTATATTTATCCCCACGAGTAGAACA tGCCTTTGGTGGATCCAGTAACCTGAGGATACCTGCCTTCCCCAGTGGAGGCTGTCTATTAGACTATGTACCCAATGTCTATAAACTTCTACAAAATAAG GTTGAGAAAACAGTGCAAATGTATGATAGAAAAAAGGATATAATTGCTGCATTCTTAAGTCAGTTTGGCAG ATCATTGCTGGAGTTTGATGCTGAGGGATTCCGTGAGATTTCTTTTCTGTTTGAGTGGAatgattttttcttcattttgtatg TTGAGCTCTCTCAGTCTTTCCCACAAGAAGCCCCAGTGCTGACCTTTCAGTCTATATATCACGAATCCAAAGACAAGCCTTATACCGAGATCCATGATGGGTATCCTTATAGTCCGAGGTGGAGCAGTACAGAGATGGTATCCAGAATTAA GACATACATTCTGGACAATATTCAGACGTTTCAGAAGCAGTCTGTGATGAGTGGGTCTATCTGA